A region from the Rosa rugosa chromosome 6, drRosRugo1.1, whole genome shotgun sequence genome encodes:
- the LOC133718018 gene encoding receptor-like cytoplasmic kinase 176 isoform X2 — MSGGIRTSVKGFLNAKRLALSAEIDTVHETNETITRNFSALQAAADSVDEKKAQEKSIASISYGLSIYDVPSIPRTQNEILPRRFFYNELKTATWNFHPHNKLGEGSFGPVFKGWVDDNTSTAAKPGTGMVIAVKTIKRGGLQGNKEWLTEIYYLGRLHHPNVLKLLGYCFEDDHRLLVYEFMAKGSLEFHLFKWFSYLEPLSWILRMKIALGAAKSLAFIHNSEGKVIHRDFKSSNILLDSNYNAKLADFGFAKDGPAGDSSHVSTRVMGTYGYAAPEYVATGHLTSKNDVYGFGVVMLELLTGKPVLDTSRPTREQDLVEWAKPYLASKRGVLKIFDARIKGQYSVAAARKAANLANQCLSAEPELRPNMNEVVKELEQLQESDDIEGAGISHNEPCQSPYSNSSSVKSSGRSWISFRSSASRSYIRYLLNQLQCSQLRSEAVTWDCYYEWWDSNKREGVPYCETSQSDWGDS, encoded by the exons ATGAGTGGTGGGATTCGTACAAGCGTGAAGGGGTTCCTTAATGCAAAACGCCTGGCTTTGTCTGCAGAAATAGATACGGTGCATGAGACGAATGAGACCATCACTCGCAATTTCAGTGCACTCCAAGCTGCTGCTGATTCTGTGGATGAGAAGAAAGCACAAGAGAAGAGCATTGCTTCAATTTCATATGGCCTCAGTATCTATGATG TGCCTTCAATTCCTCGGACACAGAATGAGATCTTGCCAAGAAGATTCTTCTATAATGAACTGAAAACAGCGACCTGGAACTTTCATCCTCATAATAAGCTCGGTGAAGGTAGTTTTGGTCCTGTTTTTAAGGGGTGGGTTGATGACAATACATCAACAGCTGCCAAGCCTGGTACTGGCATGGTAATTGCTGTGAAGACAATTAAGCGAGGAGGTTTACAGGGTAACAAGGAATGGTTG ACAGAAATTTACTACCTAGGAAGGCTGCATCATCCAAATGTTTTGAAATTGTTGGGTTATTGCTTCGAGGATGACCACCGGCTTCTGGTTTATGAATTTATGGCTAAAGGAAGCTTGGAGTTTCATCTATTTAAAT ggttttcTTACCTTGAACCACTTTCGTGGATCCTGCGTATGAAGATTGCCCTTGGTGCTGCCAAGTCTCTAGCATTTATTCATAATAGTGAGGGAAAAGTGATCCATCGGGACTTCAAAAGTTCGAATATCCTACTGGATTCA AACTACAATGCCAAACTCGCTGATTTTGGTTTTGCTAAGGACGGACCAGCAGGTGATAGTAGCCATGTCTCGACAAGGGTGATGGGGACATATGGATATGCAGCTCCAGAGTATGTTGCTACAG GTCATTTAACCAGCAAAAATGATGTGTATGGTTTCGGAGTTGTTATGCTCGAATTGTTGACAGGAAAACCAGTTCTTGACACTAGCCGGCCAACCAGGGAACAAGATCTAGTTGAATGGGCCAAACCATACCTTGCCAGCAAACGCGGAGTTCTTAAAATTTTTGATGCTCGTATTAAAGGCCAGTATTCTGTGGCTGCAGCTCGTAAAGCGGCTAACCTTGCAAATCAATGCTTGTCAGCAGAACCCGAGTTGAGGCCAAACATGAATGAGGTGGTAAAAGAATTAGAGCAGCTTCAGGAATCAGATGACATTGAGGGCGCAGGAATCTCTCATAACGAGCCTTGCCAATCTCCTTATTCCAATTCAAGCAGTGTCAAATCAAGCGGGAGAAGTTGGATCAGCTTCAGGTCATCTGCTTCTCGCAGCTACATAAGATA
- the LOC133718018 gene encoding receptor-like cytoplasmic kinase 176 isoform X3, with translation MSGGIRTSVKGFLNAKRLALSAEIDTVHETNETITRNFSALQAAADSVDEKKAQEKSIASISYGLSIYDVPSIPRTQNEILPRRFFYNELKTATWNFHPHNKLGEGSFGPVFKGWVDDNTSTAAKPGTGMVIAVKTIKRGGLQGNKEWLTEIYYLGRLHHPNVLKLLGYCFEDDHRLLVYEFMAKGSLEFHLFKFEIGFSYLEPLSWILRMKIALGAAKSLAFIHNSEGKVIHRDFKSSNILLDSNYNAKLADFGFAKDGPAGDSSHVSTRVMGTYGYAAPEYVATGHLTSKNDVYGFGVVMLELLTGKPVLDTSRPTREQDLVEWAKPYLASKRGVLKIFDARIKGQYSVAAARKAANLANQCLSAEPELRPNMNEVVKELEQLQESDDIEGAGISHNEPCQSPYSNSSSVKSSGRSWISFRSSASRSYIR, from the exons ATGAGTGGTGGGATTCGTACAAGCGTGAAGGGGTTCCTTAATGCAAAACGCCTGGCTTTGTCTGCAGAAATAGATACGGTGCATGAGACGAATGAGACCATCACTCGCAATTTCAGTGCACTCCAAGCTGCTGCTGATTCTGTGGATGAGAAGAAAGCACAAGAGAAGAGCATTGCTTCAATTTCATATGGCCTCAGTATCTATGATG TGCCTTCAATTCCTCGGACACAGAATGAGATCTTGCCAAGAAGATTCTTCTATAATGAACTGAAAACAGCGACCTGGAACTTTCATCCTCATAATAAGCTCGGTGAAGGTAGTTTTGGTCCTGTTTTTAAGGGGTGGGTTGATGACAATACATCAACAGCTGCCAAGCCTGGTACTGGCATGGTAATTGCTGTGAAGACAATTAAGCGAGGAGGTTTACAGGGTAACAAGGAATGGTTG ACAGAAATTTACTACCTAGGAAGGCTGCATCATCCAAATGTTTTGAAATTGTTGGGTTATTGCTTCGAGGATGACCACCGGCTTCTGGTTTATGAATTTATGGCTAAAGGAAGCTTGGAGTTTCATCTATTTAAAT ttgaaatagggttttcTTACCTTGAACCACTTTCGTGGATCCTGCGTATGAAGATTGCCCTTGGTGCTGCCAAGTCTCTAGCATTTATTCATAATAGTGAGGGAAAAGTGATCCATCGGGACTTCAAAAGTTCGAATATCCTACTGGATTCA AACTACAATGCCAAACTCGCTGATTTTGGTTTTGCTAAGGACGGACCAGCAGGTGATAGTAGCCATGTCTCGACAAGGGTGATGGGGACATATGGATATGCAGCTCCAGAGTATGTTGCTACAG GTCATTTAACCAGCAAAAATGATGTGTATGGTTTCGGAGTTGTTATGCTCGAATTGTTGACAGGAAAACCAGTTCTTGACACTAGCCGGCCAACCAGGGAACAAGATCTAGTTGAATGGGCCAAACCATACCTTGCCAGCAAACGCGGAGTTCTTAAAATTTTTGATGCTCGTATTAAAGGCCAGTATTCTGTGGCTGCAGCTCGTAAAGCGGCTAACCTTGCAAATCAATGCTTGTCAGCAGAACCCGAGTTGAGGCCAAACATGAATGAGGTGGTAAAAGAATTAGAGCAGCTTCAGGAATCAGATGACATTGAGGGCGCAGGAATCTCTCATAACGAGCCTTGCCAATCTCCTTATTCCAATTCAAGCAGTGTCAAATCAAGCGGGAGAAGTTGGATCAGCTTCAGGTCATCTGCTTCTCGCAGCTACATAAGATAG
- the LOC133718018 gene encoding receptor-like cytoplasmic kinase 176 isoform X1 yields the protein MSGGIRTSVKGFLNAKRLALSAEIDTVHETNETITRNFSALQAAADSVDEKKAQEKSIASISYGLSIYDVPSIPRTQNEILPRRFFYNELKTATWNFHPHNKLGEGSFGPVFKGWVDDNTSTAAKPGTGMVIAVKTIKRGGLQGNKEWLTEIYYLGRLHHPNVLKLLGYCFEDDHRLLVYEFMAKGSLEFHLFKFEIGFSYLEPLSWILRMKIALGAAKSLAFIHNSEGKVIHRDFKSSNILLDSNYNAKLADFGFAKDGPAGDSSHVSTRVMGTYGYAAPEYVATGHLTSKNDVYGFGVVMLELLTGKPVLDTSRPTREQDLVEWAKPYLASKRGVLKIFDARIKGQYSVAAARKAANLANQCLSAEPELRPNMNEVVKELEQLQESDDIEGAGISHNEPCQSPYSNSSSVKSSGRSWISFRSSASRSYIRYLLNQLQCSQLRSEAVTWDCYYEWWDSNKREGVPYCETSQSDWGDS from the exons ATGAGTGGTGGGATTCGTACAAGCGTGAAGGGGTTCCTTAATGCAAAACGCCTGGCTTTGTCTGCAGAAATAGATACGGTGCATGAGACGAATGAGACCATCACTCGCAATTTCAGTGCACTCCAAGCTGCTGCTGATTCTGTGGATGAGAAGAAAGCACAAGAGAAGAGCATTGCTTCAATTTCATATGGCCTCAGTATCTATGATG TGCCTTCAATTCCTCGGACACAGAATGAGATCTTGCCAAGAAGATTCTTCTATAATGAACTGAAAACAGCGACCTGGAACTTTCATCCTCATAATAAGCTCGGTGAAGGTAGTTTTGGTCCTGTTTTTAAGGGGTGGGTTGATGACAATACATCAACAGCTGCCAAGCCTGGTACTGGCATGGTAATTGCTGTGAAGACAATTAAGCGAGGAGGTTTACAGGGTAACAAGGAATGGTTG ACAGAAATTTACTACCTAGGAAGGCTGCATCATCCAAATGTTTTGAAATTGTTGGGTTATTGCTTCGAGGATGACCACCGGCTTCTGGTTTATGAATTTATGGCTAAAGGAAGCTTGGAGTTTCATCTATTTAAAT ttgaaatagggttttcTTACCTTGAACCACTTTCGTGGATCCTGCGTATGAAGATTGCCCTTGGTGCTGCCAAGTCTCTAGCATTTATTCATAATAGTGAGGGAAAAGTGATCCATCGGGACTTCAAAAGTTCGAATATCCTACTGGATTCA AACTACAATGCCAAACTCGCTGATTTTGGTTTTGCTAAGGACGGACCAGCAGGTGATAGTAGCCATGTCTCGACAAGGGTGATGGGGACATATGGATATGCAGCTCCAGAGTATGTTGCTACAG GTCATTTAACCAGCAAAAATGATGTGTATGGTTTCGGAGTTGTTATGCTCGAATTGTTGACAGGAAAACCAGTTCTTGACACTAGCCGGCCAACCAGGGAACAAGATCTAGTTGAATGGGCCAAACCATACCTTGCCAGCAAACGCGGAGTTCTTAAAATTTTTGATGCTCGTATTAAAGGCCAGTATTCTGTGGCTGCAGCTCGTAAAGCGGCTAACCTTGCAAATCAATGCTTGTCAGCAGAACCCGAGTTGAGGCCAAACATGAATGAGGTGGTAAAAGAATTAGAGCAGCTTCAGGAATCAGATGACATTGAGGGCGCAGGAATCTCTCATAACGAGCCTTGCCAATCTCCTTATTCCAATTCAAGCAGTGTCAAATCAAGCGGGAGAAGTTGGATCAGCTTCAGGTCATCTGCTTCTCGCAGCTACATAAGATA